CCATTTGCTTTTCATTTTGGTCAAAATGTCCATCAGCATAGCCGATAGCAATGCAGTAGCGAGCAATTAATCTCGCAATTTCAGGTTTTGTTCTAACTTTTCCAAGTGCTTTAAACGCTTCAGCCTTACCGATGATTTGATCGTGTTCAATTTTCCCAACAAAATAATTGAATTTTTGGATGACCTTATTGGTTTCAAATACACGTAATTCATCACTTTGATGGACAAATTCAAGCATTTTCTCTCGTTCTGCTGGATCTAATCTTCCGTCTGCCATTCCTACCAAGGCACATCCTGCCACAACGGCATCCAATACATCCTGGCTTTTATACCGAGTAAATAATTCTTGTGCTCTTCGCTTCTGTTGATTGGCCCATTCAACATAGTCCGTTTGATTAGGAGACCATGACTTACCGCAGTTGGTACAAGTAAGTTTAAGTTGATTTCTCCCGATAAAGCCCCCTAAAAGACCAATTGGACCCAGGATTAGACCACCAATCGCAGCTTTTCCAAGGCCAAAGCCTTTTTCTCCTGTTCGAATATTTGTTGAATGACAGTTAGGACAGCTTATATTATCCCCACCATAGGTTTGGTGAGTTGCAGTCGGAGTTGAATACACTGGTGTAGACTGAGTAAATGAAGGCTGCTGGACTGGTGTTCCCATATGTGATCCACTAGTTTGGAATGAAGTTGTTGAGGATGTAACAGCGGGCTCATCATCAACATGTATTCCAAAATTACGGCACAATGCACCTAATCCTCCCTGAAATCCGCTTGCTATAGCATTAAACTTCCATTCCCCATTATGTCGATAAAGCTCAGCGGCAACTATTGCTGTTTCAACTGTGAAATTTCTGCCAAGGTCAAACCGTACAAGTTCTTCATTGGTATGTTTGTTAAAAATTCTTACATACGAATTAGGTATTTGTCCAAAATTTTGCCCTTTCACTTGGGCATCATGAATTGTTATCGTGAAGGCAATTCGGTGGATATGTGAAGGAACTTTGAGCAAATCAATACTAATTTGTTCATCATCCTTTACTCCTGACCCTACACGGTTGTCACCGCTATATATAATGGAGCCATTGCCACCATTGGGATTATTATAAAAAACAAAATCAGCATCGCTTTGAACCTTTCCAGTTTCTCCTAATAAAAAGGCAGAGGCATCTAAATCGAAATTAGAACCCATATTGTTAATACTCCAGCCTAATCCAACAATTACATTTTGCAAACCAGGATGAGATTTTGTTAAATCCACCTTTTGCCCCTTACTAAGCGTAACACCCACATATTTCACTCCTATTCTTATATAACTATCTATTAATTTGTACGAACTAAAGAGGGGAAAAGTTTCAAACATTTATTCCAATAACTAAATATAGCAGAAATAGCAGGGAGTTTAAAATAATTTAATGGTAAAAGGAGGAAATATTCTTTCCCTTACCTTAATAAACATAGAATAATAAGAAGACAGAGCAATCGTGAAATCCGAAAGGGTGATAATCATGGTTACTAAGCCGAAACGGTTACAAAAAGGAGATACAATAGGAGTGATTGCTCCGGCAAGTCCTCCAGACTTTGAAAAATTAGAGCAGGGCATCCGGTTTATTGAAAAATTGGGACTGCATGTGAAAATAGGGAAACACATTGAAAAAAAGATGGGTTATTTAGCTGGAACAGATGAAGAGCGACTTGAAGATTTTCATACCATGTTTACAGATAATAATGTGAAAGCCGTTATTTGTGCACGGGGAGGATATGGAACAGCCAGATTCGCTTCGAAGATTGATTATGAATTGATCAAGAAAAACCCGAAAATATTTTGGGGCTACAGTGATATTACTTTTTTACATACAGCCATTCATCAGCAAACAGGACTTGTCACCTTCCATGGGCCAATGCTCGAATCTGATCTTGGTACATCAGATGTTGATCCATTATCGAAACATTATTTTCAGCAATTATTTGAGCCTCAAACGATCACCTATTCTGAGAGAATTTCACCATTAGAGGGAATGGTTCACGGAATGGCTAGGGGGCAAATTGTTGGCGGGAATTTATCCCTTTTAATTAGCACACTAGGTACACCGTTTGAAATTGATACACGTGGAAAACTGCTTTTTATTGAAGATGTGAATGAGATACCAATCACAATTGATCGAATGCTTAATCAATTGTTTATGGCAGGAAAATTAAAGGACATTACAGGATTTCTAATTGGGGACTTCCATGATTGCCTTTCGAAGACTGATGGAAGCCTTACACTTGAAGATGTGTTAATCCATTATGTACTCCTAGCAAACAAGCCTACTTTAAAAGGGTTTAAAATAGGGCACTGTTCACCAAATATTTCGATTCCGCTTGGGGTGTGGGCAAGCATAAATACATTTGAAAAAAAGCTACATGTTGAAAGTGGGATTTTATAATGAAAATTGATTTAAATCATTAACTTGTTGAATTTCTATTTTTTTACCAAATTTGCACCAAATAACATGACCTAAAAAATAAATATAAAGGGGGGATTTTAACTGCTATCTGATACGAAATGGCTTGTCAATGTCCCAGTAGCAACGGTCTGGACGTCGTTAACATCGCCAAGAGATATAGATAAGGATGCTATATTCAATCCTGTTCAAATCGATACATGGCTTAATGGGTTAACATATGAAACCAGACTGGATTTATGTAATCGTAATCTGGTGCAAACTCAGGTTCTATTCGGGCAGGAGGTTCTCGTTACAGAGGAAAGAAGAGGTTGGGCACATGTCCTTATTCCAAATCAGCCAACTTCACAAAATAGTGGCGGTTATCCTGGCTGGATTCCAATCGAACAGTTAATCAAACACGAAAATTGGAATTTGGATGGGGATCCAATCGTAGTTGTGACGAGTAAAAAGGCATTTTTATATGATGAAAATAGTGAACCTTTTATGGAATTATGCTTTCAAACTATTTTACCCTACCAAAAAGAACAAAATGGAAAAGCGTTCGTCCAAACTCCAGGCGGTGCTGGTTCGATAAATGTTGAAAATATATTGATTTATGAATCCCTAAACACGATTCCAAAAGGAAGCGGAAAAGAGATTGTAGCGACTGGAGAACAATTTCTTCACCTACCCTATTTATGGGGGGGAATGAGCAGCTATGGTTATGATTGTTCCGGCTTTTGTTATTTGATGTGTAAGGCAAATGGATATGATATTCCACGCGACGCGCATGATCAGGCAAAAGTAGGAATGGCAGTCAATTTATCTGAAATAAAGCCAGGCGATTTGCTTTTTTTTGCAAAGGACATGGGTAAGGGCAGGATCCATCATGTTGGAATTTATTACGGACAGGGTAAGTTGCTACATTCACCATACACAGGTAAAACAATTGAAATCATTCCACTTAAGGGGACAAAATACGAAACAGAACTTTGCTTAGCAAGACGTTTCTGGATTGAATAAGTTTCAAAAAAAAGCCGATATTCCAGTTTGTGGAACAAGGGCTTTTTTTGGCTAAGCAGAATTTACATCCATAAATTCTGCTTGCATATAAGGGCGACTACGCCTAATCATCACCTTTAATGCTCGCTAATCGGCGAGTTTTCTTTATGAAAAAAATTGAACCTCCCTTGCTGAAAATGTGCGTAAATTGATATTGACACCTATTTTTGAATATCATATAGTTAAACAGGTGAATAGTTAACTAGTTTAACTAATTTCTTATTAGAGGGGTGAGTTAAAAATAGTGGATGAATTGATGATTCAGAATTTAATTGACCGTTATATAGCTGTTTCTTTCAAAGTTACGAAAAAAGCAGAGTCACTGATAAAGGAACAGATAGGTAATGATTTAACGAACGATCAACATTACATATTACGATATATATATCAATCAAAAGAGTGTACATCATCAGAATTAGCTGATGTTTTCGAGGTAAACAAAAGTGCTATTACTGCCATTATTAATCGGATGGTTGACCGGGAGCTGATCAAACGAACACGTGATGAAAATGATCGTCGGGTTGTTTACTTAACCTTAACGGACGAGGGAAACACATTATTTAAGAAAACAGAGGATAGGGTTCATTGCTTGGTGAAATCGATCATTACCAAATTTAATATGGAAGAAATCAAAAATTTCATTCAAACGTATGAAAAGTTAGCAGATAAATTAATAGAAACCAAACAAGATCAAGTGGAGGAATAGAAATGAGGTTAATTTTAAAAAGAAAATGGTTAGTCCTAGTGGCGTGGATTGCTATTATTACTGTTCTGATTATGTCTGCCCCAAATATGGAAAGTCTCGTTCGCCAAAAGGGGCAAATCAATGTACCTGATGGCTATTCATCGACGTTGTCTCAAAAAATTTTAAAAGATGTACAGTCAAAGGAGAATAGTGGCAGAGACGTTCAGACTGCACTTGTTTTCCATAGTGATAAAAAGCTAACAAAATCAGACCTGGCTAGAGCAGAAAAAGCTGTAAATCAACTTGAAGATAAGAAAATGAAGCTTGGGATTACCTCGATCACAACCCATTTTAAAGAAAAACAATTAAAGGATCAGCTTGTCTCAAAAGATGGAAAGACAATTTTAGTTTCTCTAAAGGTAACCGCAAATGGCAGGGAAACAAAAGAGGTATCGAAAGATTTATATAAAGCTATTGATAATTGCAAGCTAGTACACTATTATACTGGCAGCTGGATGATTGATGAGGATTTGATCAATAATTCACAGGAAGGCTTGAAAAAAACAGAGGGAATTACGGTTGTGTTTATTCTGGCGGTATTATTGCTTGTCTTCCGCTCGATCATTACACCGCTCGTACCGCTCATTACAGTTGGGATTAGTTATTTAACTGCACAATCAATTGTTGCCATTTTAGTTGATAAAATGAATTTTCCCATCTCCAATTTCACACAAATATTCCTAGTTTCTGTATTGTTTGGGATTGGCACTGATTATTGCATATTATTGCTTAGCAGATTTAAAGAGGAAATGTCACATAGAGATTCTGTAGCAGAATCTATTTTGGAAACATACCGAACAGCTGGAAAAACAGTTCTTTTTAGTGGTATTGCCGTTATGATCGGCTTTGCATCAATCGGATTATCTACTTTTAAGCTTTATCAATCCGCTTCAGCTGTCGCTGTTGGGGTAGCAATCCTTATGGTAGCACTTTTCACGGTTGTGCCATTTTTTATGGCGGTTCTTGGCAAAAAATTGTTCTGGCCTTCAAAAGGGAAACTTGAACATGGGGAAAGCAAAATTTGGGGGTTTGCAGGTAGCTTTGCCCTTGCTCGCCCCTTGATAGCATTTCTTGTTGTTGCAGTCGTCTCGGTACCGTTTCTATTTACTTATAAGGGACAGCTATCCTTTAATTCTCTAGAGGAAATCGGTAGCAGCTTTCATTCTATTAAAGGTTTTAATATCATTTCCGATTCGTTCGGACCAGGTGAATCGATGCCAACGCAAATTGTCATTAAAAATGACGAGAAAATGGATTCATCCGATTACATCTCCCTAACAGAGAAATTAACGCAAGAATTGAAAAAGGTAGATGATATCAAAACTGTCCGGTCGGTTACTCGTCCAACCGGGGATCCTCTCGATGACTTATATATATCAAAACAAGTTAAAAGTCTCGGTGATGGTCTTGGTAAAGGAACTGATGGGATTCAGAAAATCAGTAGTGGCCTAGAAGAAGCTGGTACTAAGTTAGCGGCAAATGAACCAAAAATGAAGGAAGCAACTACAGGAATTTCGAGCTTAATCTCTGGAACAAACCAGTTGAAAACAGGAATGAGCCCTCTAAAAGAAGGCTTAACGAAAATTGAGGATGGTCTTAAGAAAGGCTCTGCAGGTTCATCTCAAATAAAAAGCGGTATGGAGCAAATTAAAGACAATTCCGAAAAATTAGTAGCTGGGAATAAACAATTGTTGAAGGGCTATCAACAGGCAAGTGTTGGACTTGCGACACTGGCAACCAATTACAAAGCAATTTCTGAGGGAGTCACTTCCTTGCATAATAGTTTGCTAAATACGAATCAATATTTTAGCAATCTTGAAAAAGACTATACAAATATTCAGCAGAATCAAAACTATCAGGCCATTAAAATGACTGTTCAAGGGGCACAAGGGGCTACTGAAACACTTGGAGGAAGCTTGAAGCAATTAAACGATGCCCTAGCTGGTGCCCAAAGTGGTATTGCAACTGCCAACGACAGCTTTGAAAAAACAATTGCTGGTCAAGAAGCGATTGTTAAGGGTATGGAAGCACTTGTAAAAGGAATCGAGCAGCAACAGGCTGGACTAGATGCTATGGCAAATGGTCAAGGTCAAATTGTATCAAATCTTTCAAAATTTTCAGGTGGATTAAGTAGCTTAAATGATGGGCAACAGCAGCTTTTAAATGGTTTTAAAGATTTAGGAGGCCAAATCGATCAGTTATCAACGGGATTGAATCAAAGTGCTGATGGATTAAATCAGGTTTCGACGGGATTAAATTCTGCACAAGGCTATTTATCAGGAGTTGCGAAGGAAAAACAAAATGGATTCTATATTCCAGAAGAAGTTCTTGCTGGCAAGGATTTTTCGCAAGCATTGGATGCCTATATGTCAAAAGATCGCAAAGTTATGACGATCGATGTAGTCTTTACTAAAAACCCTTATTCGATTGAAGCCATACATCGTGTTCCTGAACTAAAAGAGGCAGTGAAAAGAGCGGTAAAGGACACGAAACTTGAGAATGCAGAAGTGGCAATTGGTGGTGTAACAAGTGTTTATCATGATCTTGATACCATTTCCGAGCATGACTATTCACGGACTGTAGTGTTAATGCTTGTTGGGATTTTCATTATTTTAATCATCCTACTTCGTTCTATTATCATGCCAATTTACTTAATTGGATCGTTAATTTTAACATACTATACATCCATGGCTATATCAGAAACAATTTTCGTTAATTGGCTCGGGTACTCAGGAATCAGCTGGGCTGTTCCATTCTTTGCCTTTGTAATCCTGATTGCTCTCGGCATTGACTACAGTATTTTCCTAATGGACCGATTCAACGAATTTAAACATTTACCAGTTGAAAAAGCAATTCTTTCATCAATGAAAAAGATGGGGACAGTTATCATTTCAGCAGCGATTATTTTAGGTGGAACATTTGCAGCCATGATGCCATCAGGTGTTTTATCCTTGCTCCAAATTGCAACTATTCTTTCGATTGGCCTTTTCTTATATGCCTTCATAGTTCTCCCATTGTTAGTACCTGTAATGGTCAAAACATTTGGTGATGCAAATTGGTGGCCGTTTAGAAAACATAAGGATACTAATCAACAAAGTGATATTTCTTTGTAAAGAAAACTCAAAAAATAGTAAGCATACCGTTATTGCGGTGTGCTTTTTTTCTTTTTAAGGAAAAGTTAAGGTACGTCCATCATAATCACCTTATTGAATAAATTTATCTTCCAGTATTTTTTATGGAAAAAAGGAGTAAAGGACAATGAAAAAATGGATTTTCACCCTCATTGGGATCGTTGTAGTAGGATTCATCGGGTACCAATGGTATGCATCAAAAACGAGTGCTCAACAAGTAACCACCCAAGTTCGAACGGCGGACGTTCAAAAAGGAAAGTTAGAAGTAAAGGTCAGTGGTTCGGGAACTGTCCAGCCAGTTACAAGTGAGGATATTAAGTCCACTATTAACAATAATGAAATCGATGAAGTACTAGTTTCTGCTAATGAAGAAGTAAAAAAAGATGAGGAATTAATAACTTTTACAGATGGAAGTGATCCAATACTTGCACCTGCCGATGGAGTTATCACAACTATCGCTGTTTCTGCAGGGGAGCGGGTTACATCAGGGCAAGTAGTTGCCCACTTAACCAACTACAAGAAATTGCAAACGGTTGTGCAAATCGATGAACTTGATATACCAAAGATTAAAATTGGACAATCCGTTAGTATAAAAGTTAATGCCTATCCGGATCAAACTTATACTGGAAAAGTTTCCGCGGTTGCTAACGAAGGAACCTCAACAAACGGAGTTTCAAGTTTTGATGTAACGATTCAAATTGATCAAGTGCAAAATCTTAAAGTTGGAATGAGCACAGAGGCAAGTATTTTAACTGCAAGCAAGGGTAACGCTCTTTATATTCCACTTGAAGCCTTGCATACAAGGAATGGCGAAAAATTTGTTATTTTAGGTTCTGCAAACTCAGGTCAAAACGGGAACATAGAACAAAAAGTGGTTAAAACAGGCTTGTTCAATGAAGATTTTGTTGAAATAACGGAAGGATTATCTGAAGGTGACTCGGTTCGTTTGCCTCAACTTGCTATAAATAGCTCAACTTTAAGTAATTCAAAAGGCTTCATGGGTGGTGGCGGATTTGGCGGTGGCGGTATGAATCGAATGACTCGTACCGGTGGAAATGGATCAAGCGGAGGGAGTGCTAACGGGACCAACGGAAGGAGTGGAAACTAATGGGATCAACAATGATTCAAATTTCTAACTTAATGAAGTCATATAAGCTTGGTGGCGAAACCGTTCATGCACTAAATAATGTTTCACTTGATATAAAAAAAGGCGAATTCTTAGCAATTATTGGGCCATCAGGGTCAGGTAAATCTACGTTGATGAACATGATTGGCTGCTTAGACCGACCAGATTCTGGAGAATACCTCCTGGACGGTAAAGAGATCGGGATGATGAGTGATAATGAGCTTGCAACGATTCGAAACCTAAAAATTGGGTTTATCTTTCAAAATTTTAATCTGTTAACGAGATTAACCGCACTTGAAAATGTGGAGCTCCCATTAATCTATAGCGGAGTGCCGGCTAAAACTCGTCATATTATGGCACTTGAAAGTCTTGACAAGGTGGGACTTGCAGACAGGGCAGCTCATTTGCCTACTCAGCTTTCAGGAGGTCAACAGCAAAGGGTTGCTATAGCTCGAGCACTTGTGGGCAATCCCTCCATCCTTTTAGCTGATGAACCAACAGGCGCATTAGATAGCAAGACGAGTTCAGAAATTTTAACTGTAATGAAAGAGCTAAATGAATTGGGACACACGATAATTTTAATTACACATGATTTGAATATTGCTAAACAGACAAACAGAATGGTGCGTATTCAGGACGGACAGCTGTTTGAGAATGAAGGTGAACAAATTGGCAGTCTTACAATCTATTAAAATGGCTCTCCGCAGTATTCAGGGGAATAAGCTTCGGGCCATCTTAACCATGCTTGGGATTATTATTGGTGTGTCCTCTGTCATTGTCCTTATTTCAATTGCTCAAGGATCGACCCAAAATGTCACGAGTCAAATCAATAATTTAGGAACAAATCTTTTAACCATTAATACGTTTGGAACGGATCTAGCTTT
The Neobacillus sp. PS3-40 genome window above contains:
- a CDS encoding TerD family protein: MGVTLSKGQKVDLTKSHPGLQNVIVGLGWSINNMGSNFDLDASAFLLGETGKVQSDADFVFYNNPNGGNGSIIYSGDNRVGSGVKDDEQISIDLLKVPSHIHRIAFTITIHDAQVKGQNFGQIPNSYVRIFNKHTNEELVRFDLGRNFTVETAIVAAELYRHNGEWKFNAIASGFQGGLGALCRNFGIHVDDEPAVTSSTTSFQTSGSHMGTPVQQPSFTQSTPVYSTPTATHQTYGGDNISCPNCHSTNIRTGEKGFGLGKAAIGGLILGPIGLLGGFIGRNQLKLTCTNCGKSWSPNQTDYVEWANQQKRRAQELFTRYKSQDVLDAVVAGCALVGMADGRLDPAEREKMLEFVHQSDELRVFETNKVIQKFNYFVGKIEHDQIIGKAEAFKALGKVRTKPEIARLIARYCIAIGYADGHFDQNEKQMVSDICRELGLNPAEFLS
- a CDS encoding LD-carboxypeptidase; translation: MVTKPKRLQKGDTIGVIAPASPPDFEKLEQGIRFIEKLGLHVKIGKHIEKKMGYLAGTDEERLEDFHTMFTDNNVKAVICARGGYGTARFASKIDYELIKKNPKIFWGYSDITFLHTAIHQQTGLVTFHGPMLESDLGTSDVDPLSKHYFQQLFEPQTITYSERISPLEGMVHGMARGQIVGGNLSLLISTLGTPFEIDTRGKLLFIEDVNEIPITIDRMLNQLFMAGKLKDITGFLIGDFHDCLSKTDGSLTLEDVLIHYVLLANKPTLKGFKIGHCSPNISIPLGVWASINTFEKKLHVESGIL
- a CDS encoding C40 family peptidase, whose protein sequence is MQTQVLFGQEVLVTEERRGWAHVLIPNQPTSQNSGGYPGWIPIEQLIKHENWNLDGDPIVVVTSKKAFLYDENSEPFMELCFQTILPYQKEQNGKAFVQTPGGAGSINVENILIYESLNTIPKGSGKEIVATGEQFLHLPYLWGGMSSYGYDCSGFCYLMCKANGYDIPRDAHDQAKVGMAVNLSEIKPGDLLFFAKDMGKGRIHHVGIYYGQGKLLHSPYTGKTIEIIPLKGTKYETELCLARRFWIE
- a CDS encoding MarR family winged helix-turn-helix transcriptional regulator; the encoded protein is MIQNLIDRYIAVSFKVTKKAESLIKEQIGNDLTNDQHYILRYIYQSKECTSSELADVFEVNKSAITAIINRMVDRELIKRTRDENDRRVVYLTLTDEGNTLFKKTEDRVHCLVKSIITKFNMEEIKNFIQTYEKLADKLIETKQDQVEE
- a CDS encoding MMPL family transporter → MRLILKRKWLVLVAWIAIITVLIMSAPNMESLVRQKGQINVPDGYSSTLSQKILKDVQSKENSGRDVQTALVFHSDKKLTKSDLARAEKAVNQLEDKKMKLGITSITTHFKEKQLKDQLVSKDGKTILVSLKVTANGRETKEVSKDLYKAIDNCKLVHYYTGSWMIDEDLINNSQEGLKKTEGITVVFILAVLLLVFRSIITPLVPLITVGISYLTAQSIVAILVDKMNFPISNFTQIFLVSVLFGIGTDYCILLLSRFKEEMSHRDSVAESILETYRTAGKTVLFSGIAVMIGFASIGLSTFKLYQSASAVAVGVAILMVALFTVVPFFMAVLGKKLFWPSKGKLEHGESKIWGFAGSFALARPLIAFLVVAVVSVPFLFTYKGQLSFNSLEEIGSSFHSIKGFNIISDSFGPGESMPTQIVIKNDEKMDSSDYISLTEKLTQELKKVDDIKTVRSVTRPTGDPLDDLYISKQVKSLGDGLGKGTDGIQKISSGLEEAGTKLAANEPKMKEATTGISSLISGTNQLKTGMSPLKEGLTKIEDGLKKGSAGSSQIKSGMEQIKDNSEKLVAGNKQLLKGYQQASVGLATLATNYKAISEGVTSLHNSLLNTNQYFSNLEKDYTNIQQNQNYQAIKMTVQGAQGATETLGGSLKQLNDALAGAQSGIATANDSFEKTIAGQEAIVKGMEALVKGIEQQQAGLDAMANGQGQIVSNLSKFSGGLSSLNDGQQQLLNGFKDLGGQIDQLSTGLNQSADGLNQVSTGLNSAQGYLSGVAKEKQNGFYIPEEVLAGKDFSQALDAYMSKDRKVMTIDVVFTKNPYSIEAIHRVPELKEAVKRAVKDTKLENAEVAIGGVTSVYHDLDTISEHDYSRTVVLMLVGIFIILIILLRSIIMPIYLIGSLILTYYTSMAISETIFVNWLGYSGISWAVPFFAFVILIALGIDYSIFLMDRFNEFKHLPVEKAILSSMKKMGTVIISAAIILGGTFAAMMPSGVLSLLQIATILSIGLFLYAFIVLPLLVPVMVKTFGDANWWPFRKHKDTNQQSDISL
- a CDS encoding efflux RND transporter periplasmic adaptor subunit: MKKWIFTLIGIVVVGFIGYQWYASKTSAQQVTTQVRTADVQKGKLEVKVSGSGTVQPVTSEDIKSTINNNEIDEVLVSANEEVKKDEELITFTDGSDPILAPADGVITTIAVSAGERVTSGQVVAHLTNYKKLQTVVQIDELDIPKIKIGQSVSIKVNAYPDQTYTGKVSAVANEGTSTNGVSSFDVTIQIDQVQNLKVGMSTEASILTASKGNALYIPLEALHTRNGEKFVILGSANSGQNGNIEQKVVKTGLFNEDFVEITEGLSEGDSVRLPQLAINSSTLSNSKGFMGGGGFGGGGMNRMTRTGGNGSSGGSANGTNGRSGN
- a CDS encoding ABC transporter ATP-binding protein, with the protein product MGSTMIQISNLMKSYKLGGETVHALNNVSLDIKKGEFLAIIGPSGSGKSTLMNMIGCLDRPDSGEYLLDGKEIGMMSDNELATIRNLKIGFIFQNFNLLTRLTALENVELPLIYSGVPAKTRHIMALESLDKVGLADRAAHLPTQLSGGQQQRVAIARALVGNPSILLADEPTGALDSKTSSEILTVMKELNELGHTIILITHDLNIAKQTNRMVRIQDGQLFENEGEQIGSLTIY